The genomic stretch CACCTGCTCGACCGGCATTCTCCCCGATTCAATCTTCGACAGATCCAGAATGTCGTTGATGATCCGCAGCAGGTGATCGCCGTTGCGTTGAATGGTTCGCAGCGCGCTGATTCGTTTTTCCGGCGCACGGTTGATATCGCCGTCTTCGATCAGCAGGTCCGCGTAGCCGAGAATCGCCGCCATGGGCGTCCGAATTTCGTGACTCATGTTTGCGAGGAATTCGCTCTTTGCGGTGTTTGCCGCATCCGCTTCGGCGCGCGCTCGCTCTAATTCGCCATTGACCGACTCCAGTCTTTCGACCATCGCCTCCATTTCGAGCTTGTGCTCCGCAAGTTCCCTGTTCGCGATCTGAAGATCGCACGTCCGATCCGCCACTTCGCGTTCGATTCGTTCATTCGTTCCCTCCAGTTCGGATTGCTGGCGCGCAAGCTCGCGCAGCCGGGATACCCCCTGAATGCAGGACTGGATCAGGAAGATGTCCTCAAATACCACCCAGCCCGCGTGCTCAAGCGTGCGCCAGGGACTGGCCAGAAGCACGCCATACACTGACTGGGGCCAATAGATGCCTCGAAATGCGTGGTCGGCCGTCACAACCGCTGTTGCTGTCAGCAAGACCCGCCAATCGCGATAGAACGCGAGGAATGCCAGCGAACCAAACACATGGAAGTGGGTTTCGATTCGCCCGCCCGTCAAATGGATCAGCAATGCGGACCAGACTGTCTGTGCGATCGCAATGACATGCCGTGTCACCGCTTCGCCGGGTCGCGTGATCGCCAGGTAGATCGGCAGGCTGCTGATGATCGCACCGAGAATCAGCGCCGCATAGACATGGATGTGAAGCCTGTTGATCGGACCGGACCAGGTCCTGGGGGAAACCAGCAACGCCGCGATCACGCCGAGAACGAACTGCGACAACATCAGAACGATGAACATTCGATCGGTTCTGGTTCGGATCGCCAGAAGGCTGTTGCACAGAATCGCCTCGCCACGTGCGGTCAGCGGCGCGGACGCACAGTTTTCCG from Phycisphaerae bacterium encodes the following:
- a CDS encoding response regulator; the encoded protein is MIPAQTASSENCASAPLTARGEAILCNSLLAIRTRTDRMFIVLMLSQFVLGVIAALLVSPRTWSGPINRLHIHVYAALILGAIISSLPIYLAITRPGEAVTRHVIAIAQTVWSALLIHLTGGRIETHFHVFGSLAFLAFYRDWRVLLTATAVVTADHAFRGIYWPQSVYGVLLASPWRTLEHAGWVVFEDIFLIQSCIQGVSRLRELARQQSELEGTNERIEREVADRTCDLQIANRELAEHKLEMEAMVERLESVNGELERARAEADAANTAKSEFLANMSHEIRTPMAAILGYADLLIEDGDINRAPEKRISALRTIQRNGDHLLRIINDILDLSKIESGRMPVEQVPCAPIQVVSDVLSLMRVRADSKNLAIKVEFTGPIPETVISDPTRLRQILINLLGNAIKFTENGGVKLSVRYVAEPTHSLQFDVHDTGIGITDEQARALFRAFSQADASMTRRFGGTGLGLAVSKRLAQLLGGDIELIYSRPAIGTTFRCRIAIGDVSSLKWIRDPALAMVEKQAANELIDENMTAKPKPVCFKGRRFLLAEDGPDNQRLICYILQRAGAEVTVVNSGREALNGATDALLRGRPFDVILMDVQMPEMDGLEATMALRARGYSAPIIALTAHAMADDREKCIRAGCDDYATKPIEREKLFASINSQLERSRNRALLI